From the Halogeometricum rufum genome, the window CACTCGCAGTCGTCGCCCGGGACGGCCGTCGGGAGCGAGGGGCCGGACGCCGCGGTCCACTCGTGCGTCTTCTGAAGCGCGTCCACGTCGGGGTCGTACGAGTAGACGGCCGCGCCGTCCGCGTCGGCGAACTCTCCGAGACTCTGGAGCGTCCAGTGAATCTTGGTGCCCACCTCGTCCACCTCGGCGCTCATGAGCGTCGTCGAGGTGTCGAGGACGACGTCCTTCAACCGAGCGCGGTACTGCTGTCGGTCCTGCCGGGAGCGCTGTTCGGTCACGTCGTGGAGTGTCCCGACGGCGCGGCGTTCCTCGCCGTCGAACGCCTTCAGCGAGATGGTGGCGACGCAGTGGACGCGTTCGTCGTCGGCGGTACACACGTCCGTCTCGAAGCGCGTCGTCTCCGGGCCGTCGTCGGCGAACAGGCGGTCGAGTTCCTCGCGAATCTGTCGTTCGTCGTCCGGCGAGACGTCCGAGACGTGACTGCCGAGAATCCGCTCGCGGTCGTAGCCCATCAGGTCGACGAACACGTCGTCCACCGAGACGAATCTACCGTCGCCGTCGATGACGTAGACGGCGGTTTCGAGGGCCTCGAACACGCTGTCGTAGCGTTCGGTCGCCTCCTCGGCGCGGTTCCGCGAGACGGCGTTCACGACGCGCTTGGCCAGCACGGCGTACTGGTCGGTGCCGCTCGTCTTCTGCATGTAGTCGGTCGCGCCGACGCGAAAGGCGTCGCGAGCGACCGCTTCGGAGCCCTTGCCGGTGTAGAGGACGAACGGGAGGTTCGGCCGCCGGGAGCGGACGGCGCGGAGCAGTTCCAGCCCGTTCATGCCCGGCATCTCGTAGTCGCTCACGACGCAGTCGAAGTCGGTGTCGGCGTCGGTCAGCCGTTCCAGGGCGTCGTGCGGGTCGGTCACGGTGTCGACGGTGAGCGCCGTCTCGCCGGCTTCCCGTTCGAGGTACGTCGCGACCAGCGTGGCAAGCTCCGGTTCGTCGTCGACGTAGAGCACGGCGATGTCCTCCCGGAGCGTCGTCATATTTCGTTTACGCGAGGCGACGGGTTATCAGCGTTGTGACCGTGGTATCACGATTGATATTCAAATCGGGGAGAGACACCGGGGCGATACCGACGCGTCAGACGGGCGTCAGCCGTTCGGCTGCTTCTGCCGTTCGGTGCCGCTCTGTCCGGGTTCGGCGCCCGAACTACCGGTCGTCGTCAGGTAGATGCCGACGAGGACGACGGCGCCGCCGAGGACCGTCACGGGCGTGGGAATCTCACCCAAGAGAACGAACGCGAGTATCGTACTTCCGACGGGTTCGCCGAGCAGGGAGACGGAGACGACGCTCGATTCGAGGTAGCCGAGCGCCCAGTTGAGCACCGTGTGGCCGAACACGCCGGGGCCGACGGCCATCGCGAGGAACAGCGCCCACTCGCGGGCGGCGTAGTCGAGCAGCGGGTGGCCCGCGGCGAGCGTCAACCCGAGCAGGACGACCGCGCAGACGCCGTAGACGACGGTCACGTAGGGGACAAGCGAGACTCGCTGGCGGAGCGACCGACCGGCGAGCACGTAGGCGGCGGCGGTCACCGCGCCGACGAGGGCGAGGGCGTCGCCGTAGAGCGGAGCCTCGCCGGCGAGCGTCGGGGCGGCGGCGGTGCCCGCGTCGAGTCCGCCGAGGCCCGGAAGCGCGGCGAGTGCGGCCGCGACGTCCGGGACGAACAGGTCGCCGAGCGTCATCGTCGCCATCCCCGCGAGGGCGACGGCGATGCCGGCGACGACGCCGCGGGTGATGCGTTCGTCGAGGAGCGCCCACGCGCCGAGGGCGACGAACAGCGGTTGGGCCTGCACGAGGGTGACGCTGGCGGCGACGCTAGTCCACGCCAAGCTCTCGAACCACGAGGCGAAGTGGACGGCGAGGGCGACGCCGGCGGCGGCGGCCCACAGCACGTCCCGGCGCGGCAAGTCGCGGAGTTCCTCGCGTGACCGCGCGAACGCGACGGGCGCGAGGAGGCTCACGGTGAACACGACCCGGTAGAGCGCCTTCACGAGGCTCGGTGCCTCGCTGTACCGGACGAGTATCGCGCTGGTGCTGACCGCGACGACGGCGACGAGGAGACCGACGAGCGGTGAGACGGGCGGGTCGCGGGACACATCGCTTCCTCCGCGTGCGCGACCTTACCGATTTCGGAGGCGGTCGTCGGTCGCGGGGGCGCCCTCCCCGTCTGCGCGTCGGTCGTCGTCCATACGCGCGGGTTCGCGACCCGACGAGAAATAGCCTCGCCGGGGTTACTGTGATACTGATTCGTCGCCGACGGGAACCTCCCAGAGGAGGATGGTCGTCGCCCCGACGATGAGAACGACACCACCGACACCCAGCGCGAACAGCGGAGAGACGGCGTCAGATACGACGCCGCTTCCGAGTTGAAACGGGACGACCGCGAGGCCGCTGACCATCGCCATCGCGCTCAGAACGGTGGCGCGACCGAGCGTCTCCACCCGGTCGTTGATGTACTGTCCGGCGAACGAGCGTGTCACGTCCGAGACCCCTCGAATCAGGAGGAACGTCGGAAGGGCGAGTACCGGCAGAAAGTACATCCCGATCAACGCGCCACCGACGGCGAACGGGAGGACGAGAAACCACGTTCGCAGCCCGATCGTCTCTCTGATCGTCCCCGTGTAGTAGTTGAGTACCGCGCCGACGAGGCTGTACGCCGCATAGAACCACCCCAGCAGGGCCTCGACCTGTGATCG encodes:
- a CDS encoding DMT family transporter, with the translated sequence MSRDPPVSPLVGLLVAVVAVSTSAILVRYSEAPSLVKALYRVVFTVSLLAPVAFARSREELRDLPRRDVLWAAAAGVALAVHFASWFESLAWTSVAASVTLVQAQPLFVALGAWALLDERITRGVVAGIAVALAGMATMTLGDLFVPDVAAALAALPGLGGLDAGTAAAPTLAGEAPLYGDALALVGAVTAAAYVLAGRSLRQRVSLVPYVTVVYGVCAVVLLGLTLAAGHPLLDYAAREWALFLAMAVGPGVFGHTVLNWALGYLESSVVSVSLLGEPVGSTILAFVLLGEIPTPVTVLGGAVVLVGIYLTTTGSSGAEPGQSGTERQKQPNG
- a CDS encoding hybrid sensor histidine kinase/response regulator, with the protein product MTTLREDIAVLYVDDEPELATLVATYLEREAGETALTVDTVTDPHDALERLTDADTDFDCVVSDYEMPGMNGLELLRAVRSRRPNLPFVLYTGKGSEAVARDAFRVGATDYMQKTSGTDQYAVLAKRVVNAVSRNRAEEATERYDSVFEALETAVYVIDGDGRFVSVDDVFVDLMGYDRERILGSHVSDVSPDDERQIREELDRLFADDGPETTRFETDVCTADDERVHCVATISLKAFDGEERRAVGTLHDVTEQRSRQDRQQYRARLKDVVLDTSTTLMSAEVDEVGTKIHWTLQSLGEFADADGAAVYSYDPDVDALQKTHEWTAASGPSLPTAVPGDDCEWLLDRLRCFENVRSTELRSLPTSITSSALPDDGSLLALPMVSNWSLVGAVAFVSTTPRSWSDKEVSLFGTAADMLSYTLERKQRERRLRQQNERLEEFASVVSHDLRNPMNVVDGFVDLARETGDVSHLDRAVDALDRMDTLVSDVLELARQGRTVGETSPVDLTGVVERAWAAVETDGATLELVDELGTVSADASRLTQVVENLVRNAIEHGDDEVTIAVGPLRDRAGFYVEDDGPGIPAEDRAAVFEQGHTTAEDGSGFGLSIVESIVEAHGWDIEVAESAAGGARFEILTSPHAQPFGPADPA